One region of Bactrocera neohumeralis isolate Rockhampton chromosome 5, APGP_CSIRO_Bneo_wtdbg2-racon-allhic-juicebox.fasta_v2, whole genome shotgun sequence genomic DNA includes:
- the LOC126759321 gene encoding uncharacterized protein LOC126759321: MRHVDALSRVSCLLLEDTLHDRLQQAQEVDDWVRAVVKVLEHEEYEDFYVKQGVLYKDPIKELIGARLEAVAKEDLPLYPRARVWLPAEPSTPSEIEEILKYCNPSLPTQDWKVLWLERTDEPNRQALIMLNTESIGPLSKTKGAISYGFEMVVLKVLPSDARADGLQAVVPAVEVSKGTDGQTTVEIGATEGADGQMTVEVDPDLSDVASVGGGSSTGDSVFSLERLFKEVRVDHDLGAEIALLEESLKDEIPPD; the protein is encoded by the exons ATGCGTCATGTAGATGCGCTCAGCAGGGTGTCTTGTCTGTTGCTTGAAGATACGTTGCATGATCGACTTCAGCAAGCACAGGAAGTGGACGACTGGGTCCGAGCAGTTGTTAAGGTATTGGAACATGAGGAGTATGAAGATTTTTACGTGAAGCAGGGTGTGCTCTATAAAGATCCCATCAAGGAACTTATA GGAGCCAGACTTGAGGCCGTGGCCAAGGAGGATCTTCCTCTTTATCCTAGGGCTCGCGTCTGGCTGCCGGCCGAACCTTCCACTCCGAGTGAGATTGAGGAAATCCTCAAATATTGCAATCCCTCACTTCCAACGCAGGACTGGAAAGTCTTATGGCTGGAGAGAACTGATGAACCGAATCGGCAAGCGCTGATAATGCTAAACACGGAATCCATCGGTCCTCTCAGCAAAACAAAGGGAGCCATAAGCTATGGTTTTGAGATGGTAGTGCTGAAAGTACTTCCATCGGATGCCAGAGCTGATGGCCTCCAAGCTGTGGTGCCTGCGGTGGAGGTGTCGAAGGGTACTGACGGTCAAACGACCGTGGAAATCGGTGCGACAGAGGGCGCCGACGGTCAAATGACCGTGGAAGTCGATCCGGATCTCTCGGATGTGGCGAGTGTTGGAGGCGGTTCTTCGACTGGCGACTCCGTTTTCAGCCTCGAACGACTGTTTAAGGAGGTTCGGGTCGATCACGACTTGGGCGCTGAAATAGCGCTCCTGGAGGAAAGTCTGAAGGATGAAATTCCTCCAGATTAA